In the Syntrophorhabdaceae bacterium genome, one interval contains:
- a CDS encoding class I SAM-dependent methyltransferase produces the protein MASDIYKSYSNYPLHAKIGKIISAHSQNTRDVRDVVKNEIPWDTIQSMADLGCGYGWFEQGLTSSFDLIVGVDCLAENGPPFIESAKTHSENVLFKRVDLPAVLEFPSGSFDLVVCAYSLYFFPEALPEIERLLQEDGVFVAITHSNRMLQEGEEYFDFKNLKKIVERFSAENGVAILGRYFRRITEIDYKNSLIFRKGEEQDLAQYIDFKGELIAQDVDPDRVKTTMIEELATKGEVRLNKDDRIFLARK, from the coding sequence GTGGCGAGCGACATTTACAAAAGCTATTCGAATTACCCCCTTCACGCTAAGATCGGCAAGATAATAAGCGCCCACTCACAAAACACAAGGGATGTTCGAGATGTGGTGAAAAACGAGATTCCATGGGATACGATACAGAGCATGGCTGATTTGGGTTGCGGATACGGCTGGTTTGAGCAGGGGCTCACAAGTTCGTTTGATCTTATCGTGGGCGTGGACTGTCTCGCCGAGAACGGTCCACCCTTCATCGAGTCTGCCAAAACGCACTCCGAAAACGTTTTGTTTAAGAGGGTAGACCTCCCGGCGGTACTTGAGTTTCCTTCGGGGAGTTTCGATCTTGTTGTGTGTGCGTATTCCCTCTATTTCTTTCCGGAGGCCTTGCCGGAGATAGAAAGGCTTCTTCAGGAGGACGGGGTCTTTGTTGCCATAACCCACAGCAATCGTATGCTTCAGGAAGGGGAAGAATACTTCGATTTCAAGAACTTGAAGAAGATCGTGGAGCGTTTTTCTGCGGAGAACGGAGTGGCGATTCTCGGCCGGTATTTTCGCCGAATAACAGAGATCGACTACAAGAATAGCTTGATCTTTCGCAAAGGCGAGGAACAGGATTTGGCTCAATACATCGATTTTAAAGGAGAACTGATCGCCCAAGACGTAGATCCGGATAGGGTGAAGACGACCATGATAGAAGAGTTGGCAACAAAAGGCGAGGTGCGCCTGAATAAAGACGATCGAATTTTCCTGGCGAGAAAATGA